In Novosphingobium resinovorum, the following are encoded in one genomic region:
- a CDS encoding D-amino acid dehydrogenase — MARIIVIGAGITGVTAAYALLSRGHEVTLVERHRYPAMETSFANGGQLSASNAEVWNSMATITKGLRWLLRPDAPLLFNPRPSLHKYSWMAQFVGAIGRHHANTVETTRLAIAARRHLFDIAEREGIDFDLSRCGILHFYRNAETFEAARRGNVLLREGGLEREEVSPADIARIEPMLRGDFCGGFFTPSDSTGDIHKFTTGLARACARLGARFVLGGEVDGIALRPDGVSVRLQAAGGLGEGSDTGRLQDFSTDDLGAETVVEGDMVMVCAGVASRALAAKLGDRVNIYPVKGYSITVMLNDDESRAAAPEVSLLDEDAKIVTSRLGADRFRVAGTAEFNGFNRDIRADRIRPLVDWSERHFPGMSTRQVVPWAGLRPMTPTMMPFVGRGRHPRVFYNTGHGHLGWTLSAITAELVAQMIPPDEAEQRRSA, encoded by the coding sequence ATGGCACGCATCATCGTCATCGGCGCCGGCATCACCGGCGTCACGGCCGCCTACGCCCTGCTTTCGCGCGGGCACGAGGTCACCCTGGTCGAACGGCACCGCTACCCGGCGATGGAGACGTCCTTCGCCAATGGCGGGCAGCTTTCCGCCAGCAATGCCGAAGTGTGGAACTCCATGGCGACGATCACCAAGGGCCTGCGCTGGCTGCTGCGCCCCGACGCGCCGCTGCTGTTCAACCCGCGCCCCTCGCTGCACAAGTATTCGTGGATGGCGCAGTTCGTCGGCGCCATCGGCAGGCACCACGCCAACACCGTGGAAACCACCCGCCTTGCCATCGCCGCGCGCCGTCACCTGTTCGACATTGCGGAGCGCGAGGGCATAGATTTCGACCTCTCGCGCTGCGGCATCCTCCATTTCTATCGTAACGCCGAGACGTTCGAGGCGGCCCGGCGTGGCAACGTGCTGCTGCGCGAAGGCGGGCTGGAGCGCGAGGAAGTCTCGCCCGCCGATATCGCCCGCATCGAACCGATGCTCAGGGGCGATTTCTGCGGCGGCTTCTTCACCCCGTCCGATTCCACGGGGGACATTCACAAGTTCACCACCGGCCTCGCCCGCGCCTGCGCCCGCCTCGGCGCGCGGTTCGTGCTGGGCGGCGAGGTGGACGGCATAGCGCTTCGGCCCGACGGCGTGTCGGTCCGGCTGCAGGCGGCGGGCGGCCTTGGGGAAGGATCCGATACCGGCCGCCTGCAGGACTTTTCGACCGATGATCTCGGTGCCGAAACGGTCGTAGAGGGGGACATGGTGATGGTCTGCGCCGGGGTCGCCAGCCGCGCGCTGGCGGCAAAGCTGGGGGACCGAGTCAACATCTACCCGGTCAAGGGCTACTCGATCACCGTCATGCTGAACGACGACGAGAGCCGCGCCGCCGCGCCCGAGGTCAGCCTGCTCGACGAGGACGCCAAGATCGTCACCAGCCGCCTCGGCGCGGACCGTTTCCGGGTGGCGGGCACGGCGGAGTTCAACGGCTTCAACCGCGACATCCGCGCCGACCGCATCCGCCCGCTGGTCGACTGGAGCGAGCGGCACTTCCCCGGCATGAGCACGCGCCAGGTGGTGCCGTGGGCGGGCCTCAGGCCGATGACGCCGACGATGATGCCCTTCGTCGGCCGGGGACGGCATCCGCGCGTGTTCTACAACACCGGGCATGGGCATCTGGGCTGGACGCTTTCGGCGATCACGGCGGAACTGGTCGCGCAGATGATCCCGCCGGATGAGGCCGAACAGCGCCGCAGCGCCTGA
- the treY gene encoding malto-oligosyltrehalose synthase: MPQAIPFVATYRLQLRNCVDLDKARELLPWLGTLGISHLYLSPPFHAAAGSTHGYDVIDPTRIDPALGGEEAFERLSQAATLAGIGIVIDIVPNHMGFTPENPWLADVLRHGRDSAHAGIFDIDWEAGPLHFPVLDGTIEDLLPADQVALAGDGDDPRLRVYEREYPLRPTDLSRHLCGAARSLDAPTLRALLAEQHWSLGDWRTSADSIVHRRFFNITDLIGVLQEDPEVFALTHRWIIDQVDAGHIQGLRVDHIDGLARPGGYLQRLRDAVGDTPIWVEKIVKAGEELPTAWPVEGMSGYEFITPLTRLLTSPEGLAAVRETSTDAVPRDYGQEVRKVRQELLEEVFTPELSRVTGAALAALALGEQTRPQITEAICRLATIWPVYRSYAADLASFTPQIAEAIGPAAEDPMAASLIDLLRAPDDMLARKFAARFEQLTGALTAKSEEDTVFFRSVAFLPLCEVGAEPELDTIDAAGFAAAMARRADLTPLALDAVSTHDTKRSADARAVLIALGYFPDLVRGLYADARRRAQEAGVPEQWALYALQTALMLRAEPDAAERIDAHIAKAMREGKDMSRHEAPDEAAEAAVAELCRTLHRELAAGALLPAHLRGEFEAAIETVVLAQTALQLTAPGIPDVYQGSEILAIGLTDPDNRRPIDWNAMASGKVPPLSARKLELTRVLLDRRRERPDLFARGTYALRADEDSWIVERAWQGEAFSLRIPMPRLRSMHCLKEVPATG, encoded by the coding sequence ATGCCGCAAGCGATACCCTTCGTCGCCACCTACCGGCTCCAGCTACGGAACTGCGTGGACCTCGACAAGGCGCGCGAACTGCTGCCGTGGCTGGGGACGCTGGGCATCAGCCACCTCTACCTGTCCCCGCCCTTCCACGCCGCTGCAGGCTCGACCCACGGCTACGACGTGATCGATCCCACCCGCATCGACCCGGCGCTGGGCGGGGAGGAAGCCTTCGAGCGTCTGAGCCAGGCGGCGACGCTCGCCGGGATCGGCATCGTGATCGACATCGTGCCGAACCACATGGGCTTCACTCCCGAAAACCCGTGGCTGGCGGACGTGCTGCGCCATGGCCGCGACAGCGCGCACGCCGGCATCTTCGACATCGACTGGGAAGCCGGGCCGCTGCACTTTCCGGTCCTCGACGGAACCATCGAAGACCTGCTGCCAGCCGATCAGGTCGCTCTGGCGGGAGATGGCGATGACCCACGCCTGCGTGTCTACGAACGCGAATATCCACTGCGCCCGACCGACCTTTCCCGCCATCTCTGCGGCGCAGCGCGCTCGCTGGACGCGCCGACTCTCCGCGCCCTGCTGGCTGAGCAGCACTGGTCGCTGGGAGACTGGCGGACAAGCGCGGACAGTATCGTCCACCGCCGCTTCTTCAACATCACCGACCTCATCGGCGTCCTTCAGGAAGACCCCGAGGTCTTCGCGCTGACTCACCGCTGGATCATCGATCAGGTCGATGCAGGCCATATCCAGGGCCTGCGCGTCGATCACATCGACGGACTGGCACGGCCCGGCGGCTACCTTCAGCGCCTGCGCGATGCAGTGGGCGACACCCCGATATGGGTCGAAAAGATCGTCAAGGCCGGTGAAGAACTGCCTACTGCCTGGCCGGTTGAAGGCATGAGCGGCTACGAATTCATCACCCCGCTTACCCGCCTTCTGACGTCTCCCGAAGGCCTGGCGGCGGTGCGCGAAACGTCGACCGATGCCGTCCCGCGTGACTACGGACAGGAAGTCCGCAAGGTCCGCCAGGAATTGCTGGAGGAGGTCTTCACGCCCGAACTTAGCCGCGTGACGGGTGCCGCGCTGGCAGCACTCGCACTCGGCGAGCAGACTCGGCCACAGATAACGGAAGCGATCTGCCGGCTGGCGACGATCTGGCCGGTATACCGCTCCTACGCGGCCGATCTGGCCTCGTTTACCCCCCAGATCGCGGAGGCCATCGGCCCAGCGGCGGAGGACCCCATGGCCGCGAGCCTGATCGATCTGCTGCGCGCGCCCGACGATATGCTGGCACGCAAATTTGCCGCCCGCTTCGAACAGTTGACCGGTGCGTTGACCGCGAAGTCCGAGGAAGACACCGTGTTCTTCCGCAGCGTGGCCTTTCTGCCGCTATGCGAAGTGGGTGCCGAACCCGAACTCGATACCATCGACGCTGCCGGCTTCGCCGCCGCCATGGCCAGGCGTGCCGACCTGACACCCCTCGCGCTGGATGCGGTGTCCACCCACGACACCAAGCGCTCGGCAGATGCGCGCGCCGTCCTCATCGCGCTGGGCTATTTCCCGGACCTTGTGCGAGGGCTCTATGCCGATGCACGGCGCCGCGCGCAGGAAGCGGGGGTTCCGGAACAATGGGCGCTCTATGCCCTGCAGACGGCCCTGATGCTGCGCGCCGAACCTGATGCGGCGGAACGTATCGACGCGCACATCGCGAAGGCGATGCGGGAAGGCAAGGACATGTCGCGGCACGAGGCACCCGACGAGGCGGCGGAGGCTGCCGTCGCAGAGCTGTGCCGCACGCTCCATCGCGAACTGGCGGCCGGCGCCTTGCTGCCAGCCCATTTGCGCGGCGAGTTCGAAGCCGCGATCGAAACCGTCGTGCTGGCACAGACCGCCTTGCAACTGACCGCGCCCGGCATTCCCGACGTCTACCAGGGCAGCGAGATATTGGCGATCGGGCTGACCGACCCGGACAATCGCCGTCCGATCGACTGGAACGCAATGGCATCGGGCAAGGTGCCTCCCCTGTCCGCGCGCAAGCTGGAGCTTACCCGCGTCCTGCTAGACCGGCGGCGTGAACGGCCCGATCTGTTCGCACGCGGAACTTATGCACTGCGCGCTGACGAAGACAGCTGGATCGTCGAGCGCGCATGGCAGGGTGAAGCCTTTTCCCTGCGCATTCCGATGCCGCGCCTTCGTTCGATGCACTGCCTGAAGGAAGTCCCAGCCACCGGCTAG
- the treZ gene encoding malto-oligosyltrehalose trehalohydrolase — protein sequence MATHWGAQPLGDGRWRFGLWAPDAEEARLEVGGMAMPAQSAGQGWWLFEGEAAAGDAYRWVIEGTPYPDPAARAQIGDVHGPSMLVDPATYHWRHEWPGRPWHEAIVYELHLGTFTEEGTFAAAITELPRLADLGVTMIEIMPVAQFEGDRGWGYDGVLPFAPHPAYGTPDEMRALVDAAHSHGIAVMLDVVYNHFGPSGNYLGAWCPSFFHPERASPWGAGIAFEAPAVREYFIANALHWLDEYRLDGLRLDAVHAIEDHSETHFLDELAARIRSRDFGRPIHLVTEDERNLARYFTVDAPYDGTWNDDWHHAVHCLLTGEEESYYAPFAVDPVADIATALADGYVEQGQPRENGEDTPRGEPSTHLPRTAFVNFLGNHDQVGNRARGERLHHLATDRHAYRVMTALTLLTPFTPMLFMGDEFLTDAPFQFFVDFKGDLADAVRKGRAQEFARFSSFGGEVPDPVAPETFMASSIGRPVRADQQEHEAFVRELLDLRRTHVTPLLARNPQPIAAVRQEGSGIGAQWSFAPGTLRLRAELGGSTTPFESLSGPILLLADASSPFALSMTVSPE from the coding sequence ATGGCAACGCACTGGGGCGCCCAGCCTCTGGGCGACGGTCGCTGGCGCTTCGGCCTCTGGGCGCCGGACGCGGAGGAGGCCCGGCTGGAAGTGGGCGGCATGGCAATGCCCGCGCAGTCTGCCGGGCAGGGCTGGTGGCTGTTCGAGGGCGAGGCCGCCGCCGGAGACGCCTATCGCTGGGTCATCGAGGGCACGCCCTACCCCGACCCCGCCGCGCGGGCGCAGATCGGCGACGTGCACGGCCCCTCGATGCTGGTCGATCCGGCGACCTACCACTGGCGACACGAATGGCCGGGACGCCCTTGGCATGAGGCGATAGTCTACGAACTCCACCTCGGCACCTTCACCGAGGAAGGCACCTTCGCCGCCGCAATCACCGAACTGCCGCGCCTCGCCGACCTCGGCGTGACGATGATCGAGATCATGCCCGTCGCCCAGTTCGAGGGCGACCGGGGCTGGGGCTACGACGGCGTCCTCCCCTTCGCCCCGCACCCCGCCTACGGCACGCCGGACGAGATGCGCGCGCTGGTCGATGCGGCTCACAGCCACGGCATCGCCGTGATGCTGGACGTGGTCTACAACCACTTCGGGCCTTCCGGTAACTACCTCGGCGCGTGGTGCCCCTCATTCTTCCACCCTGAGCGTGCCTCACCGTGGGGTGCAGGAATCGCCTTCGAGGCCCCGGCCGTGCGCGAATACTTCATCGCCAACGCCCTGCACTGGCTGGACGAATACCGCCTCGACGGCCTGCGCCTCGACGCGGTGCACGCCATCGAGGACCATTCCGAAACCCATTTCCTCGACGAACTGGCCGCGCGCATCCGCTCCCGCGATTTCGGCCGCCCGATCCACCTCGTCACCGAGGACGAACGCAACCTCGCCCGCTACTTCACCGTCGATGCGCCCTACGACGGCACTTGGAACGACGACTGGCACCATGCCGTCCACTGCCTGCTGACCGGGGAGGAAGAAAGCTACTACGCCCCCTTCGCGGTGGACCCGGTCGCCGACATCGCCACAGCACTCGCCGATGGCTACGTCGAACAGGGCCAGCCTCGCGAGAATGGCGAGGACACCCCGCGCGGCGAACCCTCGACGCACCTGCCGCGCACCGCCTTCGTCAATTTCCTCGGCAATCACGATCAGGTCGGCAACCGCGCACGCGGCGAGCGGCTGCACCACCTCGCCACCGACCGCCATGCCTACCGCGTGATGACCGCGCTCACCCTGCTGACGCCCTTCACGCCGATGCTGTTCATGGGCGACGAGTTCCTCACCGATGCGCCTTTCCAGTTTTTCGTCGATTTCAAGGGCGACCTCGCCGACGCCGTCCGCAAGGGCCGGGCGCAGGAATTCGCCCGCTTCAGCAGCTTCGGCGGCGAGGTTCCCGACCCGGTGGCGCCCGAGACGTTCATGGCGTCCAGCATCGGCCGTCCCGTCCGGGCCGACCAGCAGGAGCATGAAGCCTTCGTGCGCGAATTGCTCGACCTGCGCCGGACGCATGTGACGCCCCTGCTCGCCCGGAACCCGCAGCCGATCGCCGCCGTTCGGCAGGAGGGCTCCGGCATCGGGGCGCAATGGTCCTTCGCGCCGGGAACGCTGCGGCTGCGGGCCGAACTGGGCGGCTCCACCACCCCATTCGAGTCCCTCTCCGGCCCGATCCTGCTGCTTGCCGATGCGTCGAGCCCTTTCGCGCTGTCGATGACCGTTTCACCGGAGTGA
- a CDS encoding DUF3325 domain-containing protein translates to MMHLLPALIAFAGFLALAAAMKRHQRDLLGKSLTEAQMQPVRMAGWLLLGAGWTVSAALLGLAMGTIAWLGELSLGAALTVATLNWRTGRRAR, encoded by the coding sequence ATGATGCATCTTCTTCCCGCCCTCATCGCCTTCGCCGGGTTCCTTGCACTGGCCGCCGCCATGAAGCGGCACCAGCGCGATCTCCTCGGCAAATCGCTGACGGAGGCGCAAATGCAGCCGGTACGAATGGCAGGATGGCTGCTGCTCGGTGCAGGCTGGACCGTAAGCGCGGCATTGCTCGGTCTTGCCATGGGCACGATCGCCTGGCTCGGCGAACTGAGCTTGGGCGCCGCGCTGACCGTCGCCACGCTCAACTGGAGGACCGGCCGCCGCGCCCGCTAG
- a CDS encoding PepSY-associated TM helix domain-containing protein, producing the protein MKDSLRQSMALFHTWSGLLLGWLLFAMFATGTAAYFQDEITRWMQPEVTGDADPAIAAQGAMRYLNTVAPDAKSWYISLPNSRSATTQVYWQPSGERPAKRSETSALLDRDGRAITTRETRGGFFLYRFHFDLHYMPVLWARYLVGVAAMFMLVAILSGVITHKKIFADFFMLRFGKGQRSWLDAHNVTAVLALPFHLMITFTGLVTLASMYMPWGIAANYAAPAAFSEAVFGRTAEVEASGRHAALVDLAPLVRRASAQWHGERVGYISIANPNDAAARIDMNRAAEAPFGARGQTASFEGATGRPIGSHRAAGAALATESVMIGLHTGRFAKWGLRWLYFLSGLGGTVMVGSGLVLWTVKRRARLPDPSRPHMGFRIVERLNIAAIAGLATGIAAYFLANRLLPLEMADRAEHEIDSLFLAWFGVGLWGMLRSAGRAWTETLAMAGACFVAIPLVNALTTSRGLLPSLLAGDWTFAAFDLVMLLLAAGFLLAAVKSARARAKATLGRKPRATSRQATSA; encoded by the coding sequence ATGAAGGACAGCCTTCGCCAATCGATGGCATTGTTTCATACCTGGAGCGGGTTGCTCCTCGGATGGCTGCTCTTCGCAATGTTCGCCACCGGGACCGCAGCCTACTTCCAGGACGAGATCACCCGCTGGATGCAGCCCGAAGTGACAGGCGACGCCGACCCGGCAATCGCCGCGCAAGGTGCGATGCGCTATCTGAACACCGTCGCCCCGGATGCGAAGAGCTGGTACATTTCCCTTCCCAACAGCCGCAGCGCCACCACGCAAGTCTACTGGCAGCCTTCCGGCGAACGCCCGGCGAAACGGAGCGAGACCAGCGCCCTGCTCGACCGTGACGGCCGTGCCATCACCACGCGAGAAACGCGCGGCGGCTTCTTCCTCTACCGCTTCCATTTCGACCTGCACTACATGCCGGTGCTGTGGGCACGCTACCTTGTCGGCGTCGCGGCGATGTTCATGCTGGTGGCGATCCTCTCGGGCGTGATCACGCACAAGAAGATCTTCGCCGATTTCTTCATGCTGCGCTTCGGCAAGGGGCAAAGAAGCTGGCTGGACGCACATAACGTCACCGCCGTGCTGGCGCTGCCCTTCCATCTCATGATCACCTTCACCGGGCTGGTGACGCTTGCGTCGATGTATATGCCCTGGGGCATCGCGGCCAACTATGCAGCGCCCGCCGCCTTCTCCGAAGCGGTCTTCGGGCGTACAGCCGAAGTGGAGGCCAGCGGCAGACACGCCGCGCTGGTCGATCTTGCGCCGCTGGTCCGCCGAGCATCCGCCCAATGGCACGGAGAGCGGGTCGGCTATATCAGCATCGCCAACCCCAACGATGCCGCCGCCCGGATCGATATGAACCGCGCCGCCGAAGCGCCATTCGGCGCGCGCGGGCAGACGGCGTCGTTTGAAGGCGCCACGGGTCGCCCGATCGGCTCCCACCGCGCCGCCGGAGCCGCACTGGCAACGGAGAGCGTGATGATCGGCCTGCACACCGGCCGGTTCGCCAAGTGGGGCCTGCGCTGGCTCTATTTCCTGAGCGGTCTCGGCGGGACGGTGATGGTCGGCAGCGGCCTTGTGTTGTGGACCGTGAAACGGCGCGCACGGCTGCCCGATCCCTCGCGCCCGCACATGGGTTTCCGTATCGTCGAGCGGCTCAATATTGCCGCCATCGCAGGACTGGCGACGGGTATCGCGGCCTACTTCCTCGCCAACCGCCTGCTGCCCCTCGAAATGGCCGACCGCGCCGAGCATGAAATCGACAGCCTGTTCCTCGCGTGGTTCGGCGTCGGACTATGGGGAATGCTACGGTCCGCCGGCCGCGCGTGGACCGAGACGCTGGCGATGGCCGGTGCCTGCTTCGTGGCCATACCCCTCGTCAATGCACTGACGACTTCGCGCGGACTGCTCCCCAGCCTGCTGGCAGGCGACTGGACTTTCGCTGCCTTCGATCTGGTCATGCTGCTGCTTGCCGCCGGCTTCCTTCTCGCCGCCGTGAAAAGTGCCCGGGCGCGGGCCAAGGCGACGCTCGGCCGGAAACCGCGCGCAACATCCCGCCAGGCGACGAGCGCATGA
- a CDS encoding SDR family NAD(P)-dependent oxidoreductase, producing the protein MDLKLTGKSALVTGSTAGIGLAIAERLAAEGVDVVISGRNQAKLDEAAAKVGAAAANGGKVRAVLADPATAEGAETLIAAVPQADILVNNLGIYEAKPFTEITDADWHHFFEVNVVSGARLARHYFPKMLKQDWGRVIFIASESALVIPGEMIHYGMTKTAQLAIARGLAEQTRGTGVTVNSVMPGPTRSEGIVEFIRSVVDNKDAPEAEREAEFFAKLRPLSLIRRLIEADEIAAQVALLASPLGAITNGAAIRVEGGIVPTIA; encoded by the coding sequence ATGGATCTCAAGCTCACCGGCAAGTCCGCACTCGTCACCGGCTCGACCGCCGGCATCGGCCTCGCCATCGCCGAGCGCCTCGCTGCCGAGGGCGTGGACGTCGTCATCTCCGGCCGCAATCAGGCGAAACTCGACGAAGCCGCAGCCAAAGTCGGCGCGGCGGCGGCGAACGGCGGCAAGGTACGCGCCGTGCTCGCCGACCCTGCAACCGCCGAGGGTGCCGAAACCCTGATCGCCGCGGTCCCGCAGGCCGATATCCTCGTCAACAACCTCGGCATCTACGAAGCCAAGCCCTTCACCGAGATCACCGACGCGGACTGGCACCACTTCTTCGAAGTCAACGTCGTCAGCGGCGCGCGCCTTGCCCGCCACTACTTCCCGAAGATGCTGAAACAGGATTGGGGCCGCGTGATCTTCATCGCCAGCGAAAGCGCGCTCGTGATCCCCGGCGAGATGATCCATTACGGCATGACCAAGACCGCCCAACTAGCGATCGCGCGCGGCCTTGCAGAGCAGACGCGCGGAACCGGCGTGACGGTGAATTCGGTCATGCCCGGGCCGACGCGCTCGGAAGGCATCGTCGAGTTCATCCGTTCGGTCGTCGACAACAAGGATGCGCCGGAAGCCGAGCGCGAGGCGGAATTCTTCGCCAAGCTGCGCCCCTTGTCGCTCATCCGCCGTCTGATCGAAGCTGACGAGATCGCGGCGCAGGTCGCGCTGCTCGCCAGCCCGCTCGGCGCCATCACCAACGGCGCGGCGATCCGCGTCGAAGGCGGGATCGTGCCGACCATCGCCTGA
- a CDS encoding LysR family transcriptional regulator: protein MDNRFGEMQIFLAVAQGGSFASAAKALRLTPSAVSRATARLEGRLGVQLVSRTTRALALTAEGEVYRGRVAGLVAEIDEVERGFGSAEEAPRGPLRINASVPFGMQCLLPILPRFRRACPGVTVNLALSDTLVDLVEERADLAIRIGPLRDTGLKAKKLGRSMMAVVASPEYLREHGEPAHPRDLADHACLQFSFRRSIDTWPFRVDGALVQRPIEAAFLGNSGEVVRMMAVAGGGIARLGRFHVAADLAAGRLVEILTPFNPGDHEDIHALYVGHRRLASRIRAFLDFLDRELVLPGTG, encoded by the coding sequence ATGGACAACCGCTTCGGCGAAATGCAGATTTTCCTCGCCGTGGCACAGGGCGGCAGTTTTGCCAGTGCCGCCAAGGCGCTGCGCCTGACGCCCTCGGCGGTGAGCCGCGCCACGGCGCGGCTCGAGGGGCGGCTGGGCGTGCAACTTGTCTCGCGCACCACCCGGGCTCTGGCCCTGACTGCGGAAGGGGAAGTTTATCGCGGCCGGGTTGCGGGCCTCGTCGCGGAAATCGACGAGGTCGAGCGTGGCTTCGGTTCGGCGGAAGAAGCGCCTCGGGGGCCGCTGCGGATCAATGCCTCGGTGCCGTTCGGCATGCAGTGTCTGCTGCCGATCCTTCCGCGCTTTCGCAGGGCCTGTCCCGGGGTCACGGTCAATCTGGCGTTGTCCGATACCCTGGTCGATCTGGTGGAGGAGCGGGCCGACCTTGCCATCCGCATCGGCCCCTTGCGCGATACCGGCCTCAAGGCCAAGAAACTGGGGCGCAGCATGATGGCCGTTGTCGCAAGCCCCGAATATCTGCGCGAGCATGGCGAACCGGCGCATCCGCGCGACCTGGCGGACCACGCCTGTCTCCAGTTCAGCTTCCGCCGCTCGATCGATACATGGCCGTTCCGGGTCGATGGAGCGCTGGTGCAAAGGCCGATCGAGGCCGCCTTTCTGGGAAATTCCGGCGAAGTCGTGCGGATGATGGCGGTTGCGGGCGGCGGGATTGCCCGGCTGGGCCGGTTTCATGTCGCCGCTGATCTTGCGGCGGGAAGGCTGGTCGAAATCCTGACGCCATTCAATCCGGGCGACCATGAGGACATCCACGCCCTCTACGTCGGCCATCGGCGGCTGGCCTCGCGCATCCGGGCATTCCTCGATTTCCTTGATCGGGAACTGGTGCTGCCGGGAACGGGCTAG
- a CDS encoding diguanylate cyclase, producing MVGSLSRRIVILCSVLCLLLALLAGLLLEGSAQTRASLAWVIHSSQVLKTANRAMGHLQQAESGERGFALTHNPEFGETVEAEVGAARAAAGELVILTKDNPAQNDRAVQIRTLIGQRADLLEQIAKQTRAGDFTGAQAAVASGRGRYLMQLVEARVSDLLNEERALSTTRTDVVDKRLSYITWLVLGGVPLTMIFVGYTAATLIRRIRRPVDAMMTVMGQLGAGDRAARIDAHMESSEFERLANGYNAMAEELEGAVADQHESQDRLHVANAELSRNTEVLRERGEVIELLGGMAHRMQAARTDDELASIIRVFVPRVLPEIPGALYAHNNSRNLLVPIAAWGGLDVASSGFAPDQCWALRRGQSHFVVEPDSDIVCAHVGNQTDHYHCEPLLAGGEVIGVLYLKGVVGTENRFRLTVLTENIASALVNHRLQRGLREQTIRDPLTSLFNRRYMEETLALEIARASRSGSPLSLVMCDVDHFKRFNDEFGHDAGDAVLQAVATEMRSRFRDGDVVCRFGGEEFTIIAPGTSAVTLAARVDAVRQSISELIVHQGGRALGSLTMSFGIASWEDSMERDGSTLIKAADAALYRAKREGRNRVLVDARSETLTA from the coding sequence TTGGTCGGGTCGTTGTCGCGTCGCATCGTCATCCTGTGCAGCGTGCTGTGCCTGTTGCTGGCACTGCTCGCAGGGTTGCTGCTCGAAGGGTCCGCGCAGACGCGCGCCAGCCTCGCGTGGGTCATCCATTCTTCGCAGGTGCTCAAGACCGCAAACCGCGCGATGGGGCATCTGCAACAAGCGGAATCCGGCGAGCGTGGCTTTGCCCTTACGCACAACCCCGAATTCGGCGAGACGGTAGAGGCCGAAGTCGGCGCGGCGCGAGCGGCGGCAGGCGAGCTTGTCATCCTCACCAAGGACAATCCCGCCCAGAACGACCGCGCCGTCCAGATCCGCACCCTCATCGGCCAGCGCGCGGACCTGCTGGAGCAGATCGCCAAGCAGACCCGCGCGGGTGATTTCACCGGCGCACAGGCCGCCGTCGCATCGGGACGCGGGCGCTATCTCATGCAACTCGTCGAGGCGCGCGTGAGCGACCTGCTCAACGAGGAACGCGCCCTGTCGACGACGCGAACCGACGTTGTGGACAAACGCCTGAGCTACATCACCTGGCTGGTGCTGGGCGGCGTGCCGCTGACGATGATCTTCGTCGGCTACACCGCGGCCACGCTGATCCGGCGCATCCGCCGCCCGGTCGATGCGATGATGACGGTCATGGGCCAGCTTGGCGCGGGCGACCGCGCCGCGCGCATTGATGCCCACATGGAATCGAGCGAGTTCGAACGGCTGGCAAACGGCTACAACGCCATGGCCGAGGAACTGGAGGGCGCCGTCGCCGACCAGCACGAAAGCCAGGATCGCCTCCACGTCGCCAATGCGGAACTCAGCCGCAACACCGAAGTCCTGCGCGAACGTGGCGAGGTGATCGAACTGCTCGGCGGCATGGCCCATCGCATGCAGGCCGCCCGCACCGACGACGAACTGGCATCGATCATCCGCGTCTTCGTCCCGCGCGTGCTACCCGAAATCCCGGGCGCGCTCTACGCCCACAACAATTCGCGCAACCTGCTGGTGCCGATCGCGGCCTGGGGTGGGCTGGATGTTGCCTCATCAGGCTTCGCGCCCGATCAGTGCTGGGCTCTGCGCCGAGGCCAGAGCCACTTCGTCGTCGAGCCCGATTCCGACATCGTCTGCGCCCATGTCGGCAACCAGACCGACCATTACCATTGCGAACCGCTGTTGGCGGGAGGCGAGGTTATCGGCGTGCTCTACCTCAAGGGCGTGGTCGGAACCGAGAACCGTTTCCGCCTGACGGTGCTGACCGAGAACATCGCCTCCGCCCTCGTCAACCACCGCCTCCAGCGCGGTCTGCGCGAGCAGACCATCCGCGATCCGCTCACCAGCCTGTTCAATCGGCGCTACATGGAAGAGACGCTGGCGCTGGAAATCGCCCGAGCCTCGCGTTCAGGCAGCCCGCTCAGCCTCGTCATGTGCGACGTCGATCACTTCAAGCGCTTCAACGACGAGTTCGGCCACGATGCCGGCGACGCCGTGCTGCAGGCGGTGGCGACAGAAATGCGCAGCCGCTTCCGCGACGGCGACGTCGTCTGCCGCTTCGGCGGCGAGGAATTCACGATCATCGCACCCGGCACTTCGGCAGTCACCCTCGCCGCACGGGTGGACGCCGTGCGCCAGTCGATCAGTGAACTGATCGTCCATCAGGGCGGCCGCGCGCTGGGATCGCTGACGATGTCCTTCGGCATCGCATCGTGGGAGGACAGCATGGAGCGCGACGGCTCCACGCTTATAAAGGCCGCCGACGCCGCGCTCTATCGTGCCAAGCGCGAAGGGCGCAACCGGGTCCTCGTGGACGCGCGTTCGGAAACGCTGACGGCCTGA